The sequence below is a genomic window from Nitrospirota bacterium.
TTTTAATGCTTTTCGTTCCATATGCCAATGCACCGATTGCCTGTGCTCCGCCAATAGAGTAAACCTCCTTTATACCGAGCATATTTATGGCAGACATCACATATGGATTGACTTCACCATTTGGTGTTGGAAGACATAGGACTATTTCAGGCACACCTGCCACCTGAGCAGGTATGACATTCATAAGCACAGTGCTTGGATACGATGCCTTCCCCCCAGGCACATAAACACCCACCCTCTCAATCGGTCTTATAATCTGTCCCAGCTCTATCCCGTCTTCTTTAAATGACCATGAGGTCTCGACCTGTCTTCTGTGAAACTCCCTGATTCTTTTTATGGATGCATCTAAAGCCCTAAGGAAATCCTTATCCGCAAGCCTTGCATACCTTTTAATATCCTCTAAAGGTATTCTCAGTGACCGAGGGGTATAGCCATCAAATTTCCTTGTGAAGTCAACTACAGCCCTGTCACCCTTTTTCCTTACCTCATGGAGAATAGCTCTTACGGTTTTCGCTATTGCAGGGCTTACGCCCAATGCCCTGCTTTGAAGCGTGCCAATAAAGGACTTTATCTCCCTGTCAGATGTAATTACCTTCATAAAAGGAATTTTAACCTTTACTATGCTTGTTATTCAAGGCACAAGAATAAGACATCTCTATTTTGGCTTGACAGGGGGAATTTTGAAGTGTTCTGCCAAAATGATAATGTCCTAAATGACATTCGTTTCCATCTCCTTTTTTTATATGTTCATTCTTTAATTGCAAATTCATCTGTTTTCTCTTTTAATTCAATAGCTTTATCATCCTTTTGGGTGTTCAAGCGTTCATTCTCCTTTTTCCCTTCCTAAGTTTAGTTTATAGGGAGGGGGGGTATCCTCATAACCCCTTGATTTTAAATGATTCCCATGTTGATTAAGTTGATATTTATCAACCTACCCCCTTTTTCCATACTCATCCCTTCTACAAACCATAGTTAAAATAATAACACTTCCAAAACCCTTTTGTCAAGCAAAAAATGAACTATGGTTTTCTTTTCCCCTCTCCCCTTTGCGAGAGAGGGAGAGGGTGAGGGGTCATTCTGAACCCCACTTGTCATTCTGAATTCATTTCAGAATCTCAGTTTGTCATTCCCCGATTTTCACAGTAGCCGCAGGCTTTAGCCTGCGATATGCCCTGTCGCACTGAGAAATTCCTTGACAGGAAAAAGATGTCTGATTAAGATAATGGCAAAGGAGTTATTCTTTATGAGTCGGTGACAGAAAAAGCGCCGAGATGATTTTAAAGACTATAAAGTCTTATTCTGACAATCCGTCGGGCAAATACGATGTTAAAAGAAACACTGGAGGTAAACCATGAAGGTCAGATACGACAAGAAGGTTGATGCAGCATACATTCAAATGTCATCAAAAAAACCTGATGGCGCTGTGGAAATAGCAGAAGGAGTTATTCTCCACACTACGAAAAGTAATGAGATTGTTGCGATAGAGATACTTAATGCAGCAAAGAAGATCCCGATAAAGTCCCTTTACAAACTTGAGCTTTCCGCAGCCGCTTAGGGAAGGTCTTTTACTTAGAGCAGAAATTCCCTTGACAGCAAAGACATGCCTGCTTAATATACTCTCTATGAGCCTAAAGTCTCTCATTGTCATGGTCTGCCTTTTATTTTATGTGTTTGCCACCCCTGTATCTGCCGGCAATGTCACCTTTATAAAGGAATACACATATCAGGCAAGCGAGCTTGACAGCAAGGTCTCAAGCAGGGCAATAGCACTTGAGCAGGTAAAAAGGCTTTTACTTGAAGAGTTAGGTGTATATCTTATAACCGAGACAGAGGTCAAAGACTTCCAATTAACCAAAGACCAGATTACCATTCTTTCAGCAGGCATAGTCAGTGCAGAGGTAATTGATGAGAAATGGGATGGTGTTACTTATTATCTCAAGGCTAAGATTTCAGCAGACCCCTCTGAGGTTGCTAAGTCTATTAATGCCCTAAAAGAAGATAGGCAGAAATCCAAGGAGCTTGAGGAGTCAAAGAGAAAAGCAGAACAGGCATTAAGAGAAATTGAGAAACTGAAAAAGGAGATTTCTGAACTGAAGGATAAAACTAAAAAACAGGAGGAATATACTGTCTCTGTTAAGAAATTAAGTGCCACAGACTATTTTGATAAAGGCTATGCCTTAGCCGAATCAGGCAATTATAAAGAAGCCATATCTGCCTATAGCAAGGCAATTGAACTAAACCCTGAACTTACTGATGCTTATAACAATCGGGGGATTGCTTATAAAAACTTAGGCGATTATCAGAGAGCTATTAATGAGTATAACAAGGCAATTGAGCTAAACCCTGAATTTGCAGAGGCTTATTACAATCGGGGGCCTGCTTATAATAGGTTAGGCGATTATCAGAGGGCAATTGCCGACTTAAAAACATCTGCAAGATTAGGTTTTAAGCCTGCTCAGGACTTTTTAAGGTCACAGGGAATTGACTGGTGATATATACCTCTGCCTTCGGCTGTGATACCGTCTTACTTCCTCATCAAAGCTCTCCGACAAACAAATAGGGACAGGTGTTCTAACTCCCCCTCCACTACCTTTTAAACCTTCTCAAAAGGCATCATAAATTTATATTGTATTGGCTTTTCTGAAAAACCCTCTCCATCCCCCAATAGCCCCCTTTAGAAAATTTCAGTGTAATGAAGGAGGCTAAAGGGTTAAAAATTTTAGCGTGTTCGATGCCGATTAATCGGCAGAGTTTGCTAAAATTTACCTGAAGCCGACTGAATGAAGCGTGGTCAGAGACCGAAATTTTCATGGGTGCGATTCTTTTGGTTACTTTTCTTGGGCATGAAGAAAAGCAACTGGGGTTTGGGGTGAAACCCCAAATTAACAAGAATAGGACATCTCTA
It includes:
- a CDS encoding DUF2283 domain-containing protein translates to MKVRYDKKVDAAYIQMSSKKPDGAVEIAEGVILHTTKSNEIVAIEILNAAKKIPIKSLYKLELSAAA
- a CDS encoding tetratricopeptide repeat protein; the encoded protein is MVCLLFYVFATPVSAGNVTFIKEYTYQASELDSKVSSRAIALEQVKRLLLEELGVYLITETEVKDFQLTKDQITILSAGIVSAEVIDEKWDGVTYYLKAKISADPSEVAKSINALKEDRQKSKELEESKRKAEQALREIEKLKKEISELKDKTKKQEEYTVSVKKLSATDYFDKGYALAESGNYKEAISAYSKAIELNPELTDAYNNRGIAYKNLGDYQRAINEYNKAIELNPEFAEAYYNRGPAYNRLGDYQRAIADLKTSARLGFKPAQDFLRSQGIDW